CCGGGGAGTTCGTCTCGGTGGTAGGGCCCACGGGATGCGGCAAGTCGACGTTGCTGAACGTCGGGGCCGGCTTGCTCGAGCCTTCGTCGGGTACCGTCAAGGTGTTTGGTCAGACGCTCGCGGGCGTGAACGCGCGCGCGGGCTACATGTTCCAGACCGAGGCGCTGATGCCGTGGCGCAGCGCCATTGGCAACGTGATGGTGGGGCTGCAATACCGCGGCGTGTCCGACGCGGAGGCGCGCTCGCAGGCCGAGGCATGGCTCTCTCGCGTGGGCCTTTCGGGTTTCGGCGACCGCTATCCACACCAGCTCTCGGGCGGCATGCGCAAGCGCGTGGCACTGGCGCAAACACTGGTGCTCGACCCCGACATCATCCTGATGGACGAACCCTTCAGCGCGCTCGACGTCCAGACGCGTCAGCTGATGGAGAACGAGGTGCTCGATCTCTGGAGCGCGAAGAAAAAAGCCGTGCTCTTCATCACGCACGATCTCGACGAAGCCATTGCGATGAGCGACCGCGTGGTGGTGCTGTCGGCGGGGCCGGCCACGCATCCGATCGGCGAATTCGCCATCGATCTCGCGCGCCCGCGCGACGTGGCCGAGGTGCGCACGCAGCCGCGCTTTGTCGAGCTGCACACGCAGATATGGGAAGTGCTGCGCGACGAAGTGCTCAAGGGCTACGCGCAGCAACTGAAGAAGGCGGCCTGAGATGAACTTCAGTCTCAACGAACGCAATGCGCGCTTCTGGCAGCTGGTGCTGCTGGCGATCATCCTGGTGAGCTGGCATGTGGCATCGCGCAACCAGCAGATCGCCTTCTTCCTCGGCGAACCGATCCAGGTGGCGGGGCGCATCTGGAGCTGGTTTCTGCCGTTCGAGGTGCCGCCGAACCTGCTGTTCCCTGACGGGCTGAAGGGCAATGCCGACATCTACCGGCACCTGGGCACCACACTGCTCGAAACGGTGCTGGCCTTCGGCATCGGCACCGTGCTCGGTCTGGCCTGCGGGCTCTGGCTGGCGCTGGCGCCGACCGCGAGCCTGATTCTCGACCCCTACATCAAGGCCGCCAATTCGATGCCGCGCGTGATCCTCGCGCCGATCTTCGCGCTGTGGTTCGGCCTGGGCATCTGGAGCAAGGTGGCGCTGGCGGTCACACTGGTGTTCTTCATCGTGTTCTTCAACGTCTACCAAGGCGTGCGCGAAGTGAGCCCGGTGGTGCTGGCCAACGCGAAGATGCTCGGCGCCAACCAGCGGCAACTGCTTCGCACGGTGTACCTGCCGAGCGCGACGAGTTGGGTGTTCTCGAGCCTGCACACGTCGGTGGGGCTGGCCTTTGTCGGCGCGGTGGTCGGCGAGTACCTGGGCTCGGCGCGCGGCGTGGGCTACCTGATCCTTCAGGCCGAAGGCACCTTCGACGTCAACACCGTCTTTGCCGGCATCGTCGTCTTGACGGGCTTCGCGCTGCTGCTCGACGGGCTGGTCGGCCTGATCGAGAAGCGCCTGATGAAGTGGCAACCGCGCAGCGGG
The Variovorax paradoxus genome window above contains:
- a CDS encoding ABC transporter ATP-binding protein produces the protein MSDYALELLSISCTFHSKDDPGQRYTAVADTTLRVRAGEFVSVVGPTGCGKSTLLNVGAGLLEPSSGTVKVFGQTLAGVNARAGYMFQTEALMPWRSAIGNVMVGLQYRGVSDAEARSQAEAWLSRVGLSGFGDRYPHQLSGGMRKRVALAQTLVLDPDIILMDEPFSALDVQTRQLMENEVLDLWSAKKKAVLFITHDLDEAIAMSDRVVVLSAGPATHPIGEFAIDLARPRDVAEVRTQPRFVELHTQIWEVLRDEVLKGYAQQLKKAA
- a CDS encoding ABC transporter permease, translated to MNFSLNERNARFWQLVLLAIILVSWHVASRNQQIAFFLGEPIQVAGRIWSWFLPFEVPPNLLFPDGLKGNADIYRHLGTTLLETVLAFGIGTVLGLACGLWLALAPTASLILDPYIKAANSMPRVILAPIFALWFGLGIWSKVALAVTLVFFIVFFNVYQGVREVSPVVLANAKMLGANQRQLLRTVYLPSATSWVFSSLHTSVGLAFVGAVVGEYLGSARGVGYLILQAEGTFDVNTVFAGIVVLTGFALLLDGLVGLIEKRLMKWQPRSGETEKL